One window of Bacillus sp. THAF10 genomic DNA carries:
- a CDS encoding DUF58 domain-containing protein, which produces MKKWNQQVDNLSYHVYFRACAFVIIAIGFFTGHTILFLLGSAYLMYFLVSYFYMEKVGEKLQLSIVTEKIKVFPGETGVVKINIQQHSWLPIFNGKIHLVVDNNIQFENGDIRTRVCQLNLPFSLMGRSELEIEVPFVARTRGIARFHQIEVQIANFLDGGKVYLKKSDVTKFEALVYSEQQVVHGLEKIFPRNQGSYPSRSSIFEDHTNIVGTRDYVNGDSFNKIHWKASARMNQLQTKLHEKTLQFSWLIVFDVRSANLEKRIKGVTFLLNHAAKHHIPFSFLINIKKKGTPSYFELPYGSGKQHLQTALTILARLQGNSISISMKSFERVAYQHALTSPYVILCADEERLHGWKLPSSTSVYILDDRCNLSYWQRLERKEAANG; this is translated from the coding sequence ATGAAAAAATGGAATCAACAAGTAGATAACCTTTCCTACCATGTGTATTTCCGAGCATGTGCATTCGTTATTATCGCCATCGGCTTCTTCACCGGGCATACAATTCTCTTTTTACTTGGTTCCGCTTATCTAATGTATTTCCTTGTTTCTTATTTTTATATGGAGAAAGTGGGAGAAAAGCTGCAATTATCGATTGTCACGGAGAAGATCAAAGTTTTTCCTGGTGAAACAGGAGTGGTGAAAATCAACATTCAGCAGCATTCATGGCTTCCAATTTTTAATGGAAAAATCCACTTAGTAGTGGATAACAATATTCAGTTTGAAAATGGAGACATTCGTACAAGAGTATGTCAACTTAACCTTCCTTTCTCTTTAATGGGAAGAAGTGAGCTTGAAATAGAAGTGCCTTTTGTTGCCAGAACAAGAGGAATTGCAAGGTTTCACCAAATAGAAGTCCAAATTGCTAATTTTCTTGATGGTGGCAAAGTGTATTTAAAGAAGAGTGATGTAACCAAGTTTGAAGCCCTGGTGTATTCAGAGCAACAAGTTGTTCATGGACTTGAAAAGATTTTTCCACGTAATCAAGGGTCATACCCTTCAAGATCTTCCATATTTGAAGATCACACCAATATTGTCGGGACAAGGGACTATGTAAACGGGGATTCTTTTAACAAGATTCATTGGAAAGCTTCCGCAAGAATGAATCAGCTTCAGACAAAATTGCATGAAAAAACCTTGCAGTTTTCTTGGCTAATTGTGTTTGATGTGCGATCAGCTAATTTGGAAAAAAGAATAAAGGGTGTCACCTTTCTTCTGAATCATGCAGCCAAACACCATATTCCGTTTTCCTTCCTTATAAATATAAAGAAAAAGGGAACACCAAGTTATTTTGAATTACCGTATGGAAGTGGTAAACAGCATCTTCAAACAGCCTTAACTATTTTGGCAAGATTGCAGGGAAATAGTATAAGCATTAGCATGAAAAGTTTTGAGCGCGTTGCTTATCAACATGCACTTACCTCCCCTTATGTTATTTTGTGTGCAGACGAAGAAAGGCTGCATGGCTGGAAGTTACCTTCTTCAACAAGCGTCTACATATTAGATGATCGTTGTAATCTAAGCTATTGGCAGAGACTTGAGAGAAAGGAGGCTGCAAATGGTTAA
- a CDS encoding CcdC family protein, with translation MNTTLSTIFAICMALLVIVIRMKAAKKPSSVKKIVLPPIFMSTGALMFLFPEFRVTPIQIIEALTVGAIFSIFLIKTSKFEMKDNDIYLKRSKAFVFILLGLLVIRIILKLVLSTSIDIGELTGMFWLLAFGMIVPWRVAMYIKYKKLESGELSPSVKTTM, from the coding sequence GTGAATACAACACTATCAACGATCTTTGCAATATGTATGGCTTTACTTGTGATAGTTATCCGAATGAAAGCTGCCAAAAAGCCCTCATCAGTAAAGAAAATTGTACTGCCTCCTATCTTTATGAGTACAGGAGCATTAATGTTTTTGTTTCCAGAATTCCGGGTTACCCCTATTCAAATAATAGAGGCACTTACTGTAGGAGCAATATTTTCGATATTCTTGATTAAAACTTCTAAGTTTGAAATGAAGGACAATGATATTTATTTAAAACGGTCCAAAGCATTTGTTTTCATCTTATTAGGGCTTTTAGTAATTAGAATCATTTTAAAATTAGTTTTAAGTACCTCCATCGACATTGGTGAGTTAACAGGAATGTTTTGGTTGTTAGCATTTGGTATGATTGTTCCGTGGCGTGTGGCCATGTACATTAAATACAAGAAATTAGAAAGTGGAGAGCTTTCGCCTTCTGTGAAAACTACCATGTAA
- a CDS encoding aspartyl-phosphate phosphatase Spo0E family protein, whose product MATKQELIQLIEKKRAELLDIVAKYGLSSSKTLQLSQELDTLLNQYNHIIVPK is encoded by the coding sequence TTGGCTACTAAACAAGAACTTATTCAACTAATTGAAAAAAAGCGAGCAGAGCTACTAGACATAGTCGCAAAATATGGATTGTCCTCTTCTAAAACGTTACAACTTAGTCAGGAGCTTGACACGCTTTTAAACCAGTATAACCATATCATTGTTCCTAAATAA
- a CDS encoding cytochrome c biogenesis CcdA family protein has translation MSGDLTLFLAFGAGVLSFVSPCTLPIYPAFLSYITGVSVGELKEEKGMLQKRSILHTLFFLVGFSLIFIALGFGTSFLGRFFVQYQDLIRQVGAILIIFFGLVILGVFQPKFLMQDKKFSFKNRPSGYLGTVLIGMAFAAGWTPCSGPILGAVIGMSLNNPSSGIYYMLAYVLGFGVPFFILSFFIGKMEWIKRNHVLIMKIGGYAMIFMGVMLFFNWLTKIIIWLTAITGGFQGF, from the coding sequence ATGTCTGGAGATCTCACGTTATTCTTAGCATTTGGTGCAGGGGTGTTGTCTTTTGTATCTCCGTGTACCTTGCCGATATACCCGGCTTTTCTCTCCTATATTACTGGAGTATCCGTTGGAGAATTAAAAGAAGAAAAAGGAATGTTGCAAAAGAGAAGTATTTTACATACATTATTCTTTTTAGTCGGCTTTTCTCTTATTTTTATTGCATTAGGATTTGGTACATCCTTTTTAGGGCGTTTTTTCGTACAGTACCAGGATTTAATCAGGCAGGTTGGAGCCATTCTTATCATCTTTTTTGGGCTAGTTATTCTAGGAGTGTTTCAACCAAAATTCTTGATGCAAGATAAAAAGTTTTCGTTCAAAAATCGACCTTCAGGTTATTTAGGAACGGTATTAATTGGGATGGCCTTTGCAGCTGGGTGGACGCCTTGCTCTGGCCCGATTCTTGGAGCCGTTATTGGAATGTCTTTAAATAATCCATCCTCAGGAATTTACTATATGCTCGCATATGTCTTAGGGTTTGGGGTTCCATTCTTCATTCTTTCGTTCTTCATAGGAAAAATGGAATGGATTAAGCGCAACCATGTGTTAATCATGAAAATTGGCGGGTATGCGATGATCTTTATGGGAGTTATGCTGTTTTTCAATTGGCTGACAAAGATAATCATTTGGCTGACTGCTATTACTGGAGGATTCCAAGGATTTTAA
- a CDS encoding response regulator produces the protein MAKVLVVDDAKFMRLTLGNILTKANHTVIGEAENGKEAVALYRKEQPDLVTMDITMPEMNGIDAVKVILNDFPKAKIIMCSAMGQQRLIVDAIEAGAKDFIVKPFDESRVQEAIKRVLG, from the coding sequence TTGGCTAAGGTTTTAGTGGTGGATGATGCAAAGTTTATGAGGCTTACTTTAGGAAACATTTTAACTAAAGCAAACCACACTGTGATCGGTGAAGCAGAGAATGGGAAAGAGGCAGTCGCTCTATACCGCAAAGAACAGCCAGATTTGGTAACGATGGATATCACAATGCCAGAGATGAATGGAATTGATGCGGTGAAGGTCATCCTAAATGACTTCCCAAAAGCAAAAATCATAATGTGTTCGGCTATGGGGCAGCAGCGATTAATCGTGGATGCAATAGAGGCTGGGGCAAAAGATTTTATTGTGAAACCGTTTGATGAGAGCAGGGTGCAAGAAGCAATTAAGAGAGTTTTAGGATAA
- a CDS encoding MoxR family ATPase, which produces MQIQLLKKEMANVMVGKDDVVELLFISLLNKGHVLLESVPGTGKTMLAKSFAKTMDADFKRIQFTPDVLPSDVTGIQFFNPKEQRFELRPGPIMTNVLLADEINRATPRTQSSLLEVMEERQVTIDGETLPIPGPFMVLATQNPIESQQGTFPLPEAQMDRFFMMIDLGYPTKDEEKEIMNKYRLDEPIKQLRSFLSKQEIIELQEQVKQVKVSSTLQDYILEIVHSTRSHDEIELGVSPRGTLALMKAAQGAAFVNGREFITPEDVKKMAPHVLSHRIVLTMEGSLKKTNRQIVNEVLSLIAVPVEAAQ; this is translated from the coding sequence ATGCAAATCCAACTTCTTAAAAAAGAAATGGCAAATGTTATGGTAGGAAAAGATGATGTGGTAGAGCTATTATTTATATCGCTCTTAAATAAAGGTCATGTACTTTTAGAAAGTGTACCTGGCACAGGGAAAACAATGCTAGCAAAAAGTTTCGCCAAAACAATGGATGCAGATTTCAAGCGGATCCAATTTACGCCTGATGTTCTGCCGAGTGATGTGACTGGAATTCAATTTTTCAATCCAAAAGAACAACGCTTTGAGCTCCGTCCTGGTCCTATTATGACAAATGTACTATTAGCAGATGAAATTAACCGTGCTACGCCAAGAACACAATCAAGTTTGCTTGAGGTCATGGAAGAAAGACAAGTCACAATTGACGGAGAAACACTCCCAATTCCTGGTCCTTTTATGGTGTTAGCTACCCAAAATCCAATCGAATCCCAGCAAGGAACGTTTCCATTACCAGAAGCACAGATGGATCGCTTTTTTATGATGATTGACCTTGGCTATCCAACAAAGGATGAAGAAAAGGAAATCATGAATAAATACCGCTTAGATGAACCGATTAAGCAATTGAGATCATTTTTGTCCAAACAAGAGATTATAGAGCTTCAGGAACAGGTGAAGCAGGTGAAAGTTTCTTCTACTTTACAAGATTACATATTGGAAATTGTTCATTCCACTCGAAGTCATGATGAAATAGAATTAGGAGTAAGTCCAAGGGGAACGTTAGCATTAATGAAAGCAGCCCAAGGTGCAGCTTTCGTTAATGGAAGAGAATTCATTACACCAGAAGATGTGAAAAAGATGGCTCCACATGTATTAAGTCATCGCATTGTTCTTACCATGGAAGGGTCTTTAAAGAAAACGAATCGACAAATTGTAAATGAAGTGCTCTCCTTGATTGCTGTTCCTGTGGAGGCGGCACAGTAA
- a CDS encoding DUF2621 domain-containing protein, which produces MLTGWFLWLILFWVVTMVGLLAIGGFFMFRKFLKRLPKEDGKSELDWQDYYLEKTRHLWPQDLKQLLEELVAPVPELFRDIARQKIAGKIGELAYKENANEITREHVIRGYILATPKRDHKFLIKKLDSLNIDRTPYQHLF; this is translated from the coding sequence ATGTTAACCGGATGGTTTTTATGGTTAATTTTATTTTGGGTTGTGACAATGGTCGGTCTTTTAGCAATTGGAGGATTCTTTATGTTCCGCAAATTTTTAAAAAGACTGCCAAAAGAAGATGGAAAGTCCGAGTTGGATTGGCAGGATTATTACTTAGAAAAAACACGCCACCTTTGGCCACAAGATTTAAAGCAATTACTCGAGGAATTGGTAGCTCCAGTACCTGAACTGTTTCGAGATATTGCCCGGCAAAAAATTGCAGGAAAAATTGGGGAACTCGCCTATAAAGAAAATGCCAATGAGATTACCCGCGAGCATGTTATTCGCGGGTATATACTAGCAACACCAAAGCGGGACCATAAGTTTCTTATCAAAAAGCTAGACAGTTTAAATATCGATCGCACACCCTATCAGCATTTATTCTAG
- the proC gene encoding pyrroline-5-carboxylate reductase — MLREKVIGFIGAGSMAEAMISGIVASKIIPAKNVVVSNRSNEERLIELENKYGIRGVTKANLNMKELDIIVLAMKPKDIEVALASLKDELQPKQLLLSVLAGITTGYMEDGLNPGQPVIRVMPNTSSMIGESATAISAGKHVGMDHIVDTKVILETIGRVYSIEEEQMDVFTGVAGSGPAYFYYLMEHMEKTAKEAGLDEEVTRDVVAQTILGAAKMLQEKQEEPASLRKKVTSPNGTTAAGLDALSENGGGKAISAAIKGAAERSKEISAEKEKELVLQ; from the coding sequence ATGTTAAGAGAAAAAGTTATTGGATTTATTGGAGCAGGATCTATGGCAGAAGCGATGATTTCAGGAATTGTTGCAAGTAAAATCATCCCTGCTAAAAATGTTGTTGTTAGTAACAGATCAAATGAAGAGAGATTAATCGAACTTGAAAATAAATACGGTATTCGTGGCGTAACGAAGGCAAATCTAAATATGAAAGAGTTGGATATCATCGTCCTTGCCATGAAACCGAAAGACATAGAAGTTGCATTAGCTTCTTTAAAAGATGAATTACAACCAAAACAGCTATTACTTTCCGTTTTAGCCGGAATTACAACCGGTTATATGGAGGATGGCTTGAATCCTGGTCAGCCGGTGATAAGAGTGATGCCAAACACTTCTAGTATGATTGGCGAATCGGCAACTGCGATTTCAGCTGGTAAACACGTTGGCATGGACCATATTGTAGATACAAAAGTCATCCTAGAGACAATTGGCCGTGTGTACAGCATTGAAGAAGAGCAAATGGATGTGTTTACAGGGGTTGCAGGTAGCGGTCCAGCATATTTCTACTATTTAATGGAGCACATGGAGAAAACAGCAAAAGAAGCAGGCCTTGATGAAGAGGTTACCCGTGATGTGGTTGCTCAAACCATATTAGGTGCTGCAAAAATGCTACAGGAAAAACAAGAAGAGCCAGCAAGCTTACGCAAGAAAGTAACATCACCAAATGGAACAACTGCAGCTGGCCTTGATGCGTTAAGTGAAAATGGTGGAGGAAAAGCCATCTCAGCTGCCATTAAAGGTGCAGCAGAACGTTCCAAAGAAATAAGTGCGGAAAAAGAAAAAGAATTAGTATTACAGTAA
- the proB gene encoding glutamate 5-kinase encodes MTPNKNTKRVVIKIGSSSLTSSHGEISRRKLERLVDEVAQLKDLGYEVLLVSSGAVAAGYRKLGCLDRPTSLPEKQAAASIGQGLLMEAYSELFLSNGYVASQILITREDFSDENRYNNARNTANVLLERGIVPIVNENDTVTVNRLKFGDNDTLSAKVAGLVDADLLIILSDIDGLYDADPRKDPDATLLRKVEEITQEIEAAAGDSGSAVGTGGMKSKIDAVKIAMASGIPAFLGRAGVPNILLQAVEKQATGTYFESKDTSINLNHKKQWIAFNSGPEGEVILSEGADLSMLGKKHLLPSNISQVIGDFEEGSVVRILDFEGNRIGLGVVNYSSEQLKEYDVTPEEFTEEVVKNDNMVCHLETSIPVGI; translated from the coding sequence ATGACCCCGAACAAAAATACGAAACGGGTTGTAATTAAAATTGGCAGTAGTTCCTTAACAAGCTCTCACGGTGAAATCAGCAGAAGAAAGCTAGAGCGTCTTGTTGATGAAGTGGCACAATTGAAGGATTTAGGCTATGAGGTATTATTAGTATCCTCAGGAGCAGTTGCAGCAGGCTATCGGAAGCTAGGCTGCCTTGATAGACCAACCAGTTTACCAGAAAAGCAAGCGGCAGCATCAATTGGCCAAGGCTTGCTGATGGAGGCATATAGCGAGCTGTTTTTATCAAATGGTTATGTTGCCTCTCAAATATTAATTACTAGAGAAGATTTTTCGGATGAAAATCGCTACAATAACGCGCGTAATACTGCAAATGTTCTTCTAGAGCGTGGTATTGTACCGATCGTCAATGAAAATGACACCGTCACGGTAAACAGACTCAAGTTTGGCGATAACGACACACTTTCAGCAAAAGTGGCTGGATTAGTGGATGCCGACCTTTTAATCATTTTATCTGATATTGACGGACTATATGATGCAGATCCTAGAAAAGATCCAGACGCTACACTACTTCGTAAAGTCGAAGAGATAACGCAAGAAATTGAGGCAGCTGCCGGAGATTCTGGTAGCGCAGTAGGAACTGGCGGAATGAAATCTAAGATTGATGCAGTGAAAATTGCGATGGCTTCTGGGATACCAGCATTTCTTGGAAGAGCAGGTGTCCCAAACATCTTACTTCAAGCTGTTGAAAAACAGGCAACAGGCACGTACTTTGAATCAAAAGATACGAGCATTAATCTCAATCACAAGAAACAATGGATTGCTTTTAACTCCGGACCAGAAGGAGAAGTCATTCTTTCAGAAGGCGCAGATTTATCCATGCTTGGAAAAAAACATTTATTGCCTTCAAACATTAGCCAAGTAATTGGTGATTTCGAAGAAGGATCTGTTGTTAGAATTCTTGATTTCGAAGGCAACAGAATCGGACTTGGAGTGGTGAACTACTCCTCTGAGCAATTAAAAGAATATGATGTCACACCAGAAGAGTTTACGGAAGAAGTTGTCAAAAACGATAATATGGTATGTCATTTAGAAACATCTATCCCAGTAGGAATATAA
- a CDS encoding ATP-binding protein → MRKIGAVIGNMGKTEILSQRICPKCNREVKRVRMQIIGGENKGQWQEYENECDCRLAEETVQAEKRRKHKYFEQFCIIPRELENATLENFKLSYSSQKEALASTMDYFDQFTGRENLYFYGRTGRGKTHLAVGLYKYFKENNITAMFFDVPKLMDTIVASWDSDSGYSESKFMKAIAEVDVLILDDLGVERVSEWVDQTIYSILNQRQGKSIVFTSNIHPGDLTKRYGERIADRIKNKMSQNQLISIVTPESFRTKDLTMFKE, encoded by the coding sequence TTGAGAAAAATTGGTGCAGTAATTGGCAACATGGGGAAAACGGAAATACTCTCTCAGAGAATTTGTCCCAAGTGCAACCGTGAAGTAAAGCGTGTACGAATGCAAATCATTGGTGGGGAAAATAAAGGTCAATGGCAAGAGTATGAAAATGAATGCGATTGCCGTCTTGCAGAAGAAACCGTACAGGCAGAAAAGCGAAGAAAACATAAATACTTTGAGCAATTTTGTATTATTCCAAGAGAGCTTGAGAATGCTACGTTGGAGAATTTTAAACTAAGTTATTCGAGTCAGAAAGAAGCGCTGGCAAGTACGATGGATTACTTTGATCAGTTTACTGGAAGGGAAAACCTATATTTTTATGGTCGTACGGGCCGGGGTAAAACACATCTTGCTGTTGGGCTGTATAAGTACTTTAAAGAAAACAATATTACCGCAATGTTTTTTGATGTCCCAAAGCTAATGGATACAATTGTGGCATCATGGGATAGTGACTCCGGGTATTCAGAAAGTAAGTTTATGAAGGCGATTGCGGAAGTGGATGTCTTAATTTTAGATGACCTAGGTGTGGAAAGAGTGAGCGAGTGGGTCGACCAAACGATTTATTCTATCCTTAATCAAAGACAGGGTAAGAGTATTGTGTTCACATCCAATATTCACCCAGGGGACTTGACCAAACGTTATGGGGAGCGAATTGCAGATCGTATTAAAAACAAAATGAGTCAAAATCAATTAATTTCTATCGTGACACCAGAAAGCTTCCGAACGAAGGATTTAACAATGTTTAAAGAATAG